One Streptomyces sp. NBC_01217 genomic region harbors:
- a CDS encoding lipopolysaccharide biosynthesis protein translates to MTQPIRALEDQDEPALLRDQFRQLLRYRALLASGVVLGLLGGGWLALSGEESYTSTGEVVVRSAASDPFAAGASADKGINIGSERQTAVSDTVGTLAVGSLAAHGDRVEVGNLLSGLQVTNPPNTLVLRFSYTGRTPALAKARAEALADAYLEIRRQRTEDSIANMVDGYRAQLKPLTEQRDQLAQQDGTSNDVTSARANLVVSISELSRKISELRALDTTPGYLTKKPVVPTEPTGAGLPLLLGLGGVVGLALGLLLSWVRLVFDPAVRSTRELVRSLGAPLLGTLPRERAAAGGLLAIGRSGSRLAEEYRAVAFRLAYDPSFAQRRRLLVTAPRGDGDAAAAAAVNLAAAFAEMGRDVLLVEADLRTPSLARDLGPAVQGAGPRWASEGERAWPSDSRMNVDVPGSGAFTLIAGRRTDNVPRALTSAPVGRIVAEGDRPGAVVIVLAPPVLSYADAVALIDRVEGVVVVCDPREVHRSDLERIREIIGAAGGSVLGALLHPGRSRYERRTRKKAGRRHTGGRSGSAPGRDDGEGRGGPEHTGDPAETLGLRTFDSTMGRR, encoded by the coding sequence ATGACCCAGCCGATCCGCGCCCTGGAGGACCAGGACGAACCCGCGTTGCTGAGGGACCAGTTCCGCCAGCTCCTGCGCTACCGCGCACTGCTCGCCTCCGGCGTGGTCCTCGGACTGCTCGGCGGTGGCTGGCTCGCCCTCAGCGGCGAGGAGAGCTACACATCGACCGGCGAAGTGGTCGTACGCTCCGCCGCCTCGGACCCCTTCGCCGCGGGCGCCTCCGCCGACAAGGGGATCAACATCGGCTCCGAACGGCAGACCGCCGTCAGCGACACCGTCGGCACCCTGGCCGTCGGCTCCCTGGCCGCACACGGCGACCGGGTGGAGGTCGGGAACCTGCTCTCCGGCCTCCAGGTCACGAACCCGCCGAACACCCTCGTGCTCCGCTTCTCCTACACCGGGCGCACCCCCGCCCTGGCCAAGGCACGGGCCGAGGCGCTCGCCGACGCCTACCTGGAGATCCGCAGACAGCGCACCGAGGACAGCATCGCCAACATGGTCGACGGCTACCGCGCCCAGCTGAAGCCCCTCACCGAACAGCGCGACCAACTGGCGCAACAGGACGGCACGAGCAATGACGTGACCAGCGCCCGGGCCAACCTCGTGGTCTCGATCTCCGAACTCAGCCGGAAGATCTCCGAGTTGCGTGCCCTGGACACCACCCCCGGCTATCTGACGAAGAAGCCCGTCGTACCGACCGAGCCCACCGGCGCGGGGCTGCCCCTGCTGCTGGGACTCGGCGGCGTGGTCGGACTCGCGCTCGGACTGCTCCTGTCGTGGGTACGGCTGGTCTTCGACCCGGCCGTGCGGTCCACCAGGGAGCTGGTCCGTTCGCTCGGCGCCCCGCTGCTCGGCACCCTGCCCAGGGAACGGGCGGCCGCGGGCGGGCTGCTGGCGATCGGACGGAGCGGGAGCAGGCTCGCCGAGGAGTACCGGGCGGTCGCCTTCCGGCTCGCCTACGACCCCTCGTTCGCCCAGCGCCGCAGACTCCTGGTCACGGCCCCGCGCGGCGACGGCGACGCGGCGGCCGCCGCCGCGGTCAACCTGGCCGCGGCCTTCGCCGAGATGGGGCGTGACGTGCTCCTCGTCGAGGCCGATCTGCGTACCCCCTCGCTGGCCAGGGACCTCGGCCCGGCCGTGCAGGGCGCCGGGCCGCGCTGGGCGTCGGAGGGCGAACGGGCCTGGCCGTCGGACAGCCGGATGAATGTGGACGTCCCGGGGTCGGGCGCCTTCACCCTGATAGCGGGCCGGCGCACGGACAACGTGCCGCGGGCCCTGACCTCCGCCCCCGTCGGACGGATCGTCGCCGAGGGCGACCGGCCCGGCGCCGTCGTCATCGTGCTGGCCCCGCCCGTCCTCTCGTACGCCGACGCCGTCGCACTGATCGACCGCGTGGAGGGCGTCGTCGTGGTCTGCGACCCGCGCGAGGTGCACCGCAGCGACCTGGAGCGGATCCGCGAGATCATCGGGGCGGCCGGGGGCTCCGTGCTCGGCGCCCTGCTGCACCCCGGCCGCAGCCGCTACGAGCGCCGGACCCGCAAGAAGGCCGGCAGGCGCCACACCGGCGGCCGGTCCGGCTCCGCGCCGGGCCGGGACGACGGGGAGGGCCGCGGCGGCCCGGAGCACACCGGTGACCCGGCCGAGACGCTCGGCCTGCGCACCTTCGACTCCACCATGGGACGCAGATGA
- a CDS encoding LamG domain-containing protein, with the protein MNGSTGRRPFGRGRARAAAAALCLLAGALTAAASGGSPAAALTPPVSLTADDLTTWQTNGIVWSMAASDAGVVYTGGTFSTVRPPDAPAGTSEEAAVNFAAFDAATGAPTGCSLSFTLSSGTATVRALALSPDQETLYVGGQFGAVSGVGVSNVAAIDTATCTPRQDFKVSVSATVRALAVTDDTVYLGGDFNTVAGQTRNKFAAVTTGAALKPWTANTDEVGRAVELTPDGQHVLIGGDFFTVNGTTSHALAVVDATTGALAKSYPGFIPNTSTVQDLTTDATGFYTANEGTGGGVFDGRIALDLSTFEQRWRDTCLGATQAVLVHNGVLYSGSHAHDCASMDEFPDQPRKHLLAQSVDDPKLLPWFPDTNDGIGEPVGPRVMAQTDKGGHHYLWVGGEFTTVNGSAQQSLTRFADGPDTGAPWVPNVSLSTVAPGKVEVNWQTSFDTDDGELTYRIYKDGASTPVYTTTGYSLFWDRPQLRWTDTDVAAGETHSYRISASDGTNTSAKSPAMSATVASAAESYPARVLADGASLYWRYDEGTSTFAADTGAGLDNGFLRNSPAYRQTPAAVAGASTAIGFNGSSQYAYSNERHAQPTRFSLETWIKTTTTRGGKIIGFGNLTMQNSNRYDKHVYMRNDGRLNFGVYSGGTRTITTPAAYNDGAWHHVVATQGAGGLALYVDGQLRASNALYTTNENYNGYWRVGGDNLNSWPNQPTSGFFAGQIDETAVYPTALSSSQVSAHYALRNGG; encoded by the coding sequence ATGAACGGAAGTACGGGGCGCAGACCCTTCGGACGTGGCAGGGCACGTGCCGCGGCCGCCGCGCTCTGCCTGCTCGCCGGAGCCCTGACCGCCGCCGCGTCCGGGGGCTCCCCGGCCGCGGCACTCACCCCACCTGTCTCCCTGACCGCGGACGACCTCACCACCTGGCAGACCAACGGCATCGTCTGGTCGATGGCCGCGTCGGATGCCGGTGTCGTCTACACCGGGGGCACCTTCTCCACCGTCCGGCCGCCGGACGCACCCGCCGGCACCTCCGAAGAGGCAGCGGTGAACTTCGCCGCGTTCGACGCGGCGACCGGTGCGCCGACCGGCTGCAGCCTGTCGTTCACCCTCTCGTCGGGGACGGCGACGGTACGGGCGCTCGCGCTCTCCCCCGACCAGGAGACCCTGTACGTCGGCGGGCAGTTCGGCGCGGTGAGCGGGGTCGGGGTGAGCAATGTCGCCGCGATCGACACGGCGACCTGCACCCCGCGCCAGGACTTCAAGGTCTCCGTCTCCGCGACGGTACGGGCCCTGGCCGTCACGGACGACACCGTCTATCTGGGCGGCGACTTCAACACCGTGGCGGGACAGACCCGGAACAAGTTCGCCGCGGTCACCACGGGCGCCGCGCTGAAGCCGTGGACGGCCAACACCGACGAGGTGGGCCGGGCCGTGGAACTGACGCCCGACGGACAGCACGTGCTGATCGGCGGTGACTTCTTCACCGTCAACGGCACCACGTCGCACGCGCTGGCCGTGGTGGACGCCACCACCGGGGCCCTCGCCAAGAGCTACCCCGGCTTCATTCCGAACACCTCCACGGTGCAGGACCTGACGACGGACGCCACCGGCTTCTACACCGCCAACGAGGGTACCGGGGGCGGGGTCTTCGACGGCCGGATCGCGCTGGACCTCAGCACCTTCGAACAGCGCTGGCGGGACACCTGCCTGGGCGCCACCCAGGCCGTCCTGGTCCACAACGGCGTGCTGTACAGCGGGAGTCACGCGCACGACTGCGCCAGCATGGACGAGTTCCCCGACCAGCCGCGCAAGCATCTGCTGGCCCAGTCCGTCGACGACCCGAAGCTGCTCCCCTGGTTCCCGGACACCAACGACGGCATCGGTGAGCCGGTCGGACCGCGGGTGATGGCGCAGACCGACAAGGGCGGCCACCACTATCTGTGGGTGGGCGGCGAGTTCACCACCGTCAACGGCTCCGCGCAGCAGAGCCTCACCCGGTTCGCCGACGGTCCCGACACCGGGGCACCCTGGGTACCGAACGTCAGCCTGTCCACGGTCGCCCCGGGCAAGGTGGAGGTCAACTGGCAGACGAGCTTCGACACCGACGACGGGGAGCTCACCTACCGGATCTACAAGGACGGCGCGAGCACCCCGGTGTACACGACCACGGGTTACTCGCTGTTCTGGGACCGGCCGCAGCTGAGGTGGACCGATACGGACGTGGCCGCGGGCGAGACCCACTCCTACCGCATCAGCGCGAGTGACGGCACCAACACCAGCGCCAAGTCCCCCGCCATGTCCGCCACCGTGGCGTCCGCGGCCGAGTCCTATCCGGCCAGGGTGCTGGCCGACGGCGCCTCGCTGTACTGGCGCTACGACGAGGGCACCTCGACCTTCGCCGCGGACACCGGCGCCGGTCTCGACAACGGATTCCTGCGCAACTCCCCCGCCTACCGCCAGACTCCGGCCGCCGTCGCGGGTGCCTCGACCGCGATCGGCTTCAACGGATCGAGCCAGTACGCCTACAGCAACGAGCGGCACGCACAGCCCACCAGGTTCTCGCTGGAGACCTGGATCAAGACGACGACCACCAGAGGGGGGAAGATCATCGGCTTCGGCAATCTGACCATGCAGAACAGCAACCGGTACGACAAGCATGTGTACATGCGCAATGACGGGCGGCTGAACTTCGGGGTCTACAGCGGCGGCACCAGAACCATCACGACGCCCGCCGCCTACAACGACGGCGCCTGGCACCATGTCGTCGCCACCCAGGGCGCCGGCGGCCTCGCGCTGTACGTGGACGGGCAGCTCCGTGCCTCGAACGCCCTGTACACCACCAACGAGAACTACAACGGCTACTGGCGGGTGGGCGGGGACAACCTGAACAGCTGGCCGAACCAGCCGACGAGCGGCTTCTTCGCCGGGCAGATCGACGAGACCGCCGTCTACCCGACCGCCCTGAGCAGCTCGCAGGTCAGTGCCCACTACGCCCTGAGGAATGGTGGATGA
- a CDS encoding glycosyltransferase family 2 protein yields the protein MSKLPIAVAIPTKNEGLNIAEAVKSVLGHFEAVVVVDSHSTDDTAKIAEECGAEVVTYTWDGGHPRKKQWCLDHVRTDLDWILLLDGDERLSPGLLAELREIFADPGVPKPAAYDIPLGYWFSGKRLRHGYTIRKRSLTDRTRCRYPEVGDLDAPGIGEVEGHYQPVAESAASLRNPIEHQDLDPVTAWFERHNRYSDWEAWLEHHPEVKEQVRRVKSRQGQLFHKAPFKPLVSFAYMYVYRRGFLDGRAGFDFALAMSFYRWQIALKSREGKTA from the coding sequence ATGAGCAAGCTGCCGATAGCCGTGGCGATCCCCACGAAGAACGAGGGGCTGAACATCGCCGAGGCCGTGAAGTCGGTGCTCGGCCACTTCGAGGCCGTCGTCGTCGTCGACTCGCACAGTACGGACGACACGGCGAAGATCGCCGAGGAGTGCGGGGCCGAGGTGGTCACGTACACCTGGGACGGCGGCCATCCGCGCAAGAAGCAGTGGTGCCTGGACCATGTCCGCACCGACCTGGACTGGATTCTGCTGCTCGACGGGGACGAGCGGCTCAGCCCCGGTCTGCTGGCCGAACTGCGGGAGATCTTCGCCGATCCCGGCGTGCCGAAGCCGGCGGCGTACGACATACCGCTCGGCTACTGGTTCTCGGGGAAGCGGCTGCGGCACGGCTACACCATCCGCAAGCGGTCGCTGACCGACCGCACCCGCTGCCGGTACCCGGAGGTGGGGGATCTCGACGCGCCGGGCATCGGCGAGGTCGAGGGCCACTACCAGCCGGTCGCCGAGTCGGCCGCCTCGCTCCGCAATCCGATCGAGCACCAGGACCTCGACCCGGTCACCGCCTGGTTCGAGCGGCACAACCGGTACTCGGACTGGGAGGCGTGGCTGGAGCACCATCCCGAGGTCAAGGAGCAGGTGCGGAGGGTGAAGTCGCGGCAGGGGCAGCTTTTCCACAAGGCGCCGTTCAAGCCCCTGGTGTCGTTCGCGTACATGTACGTGTACCGGCGGGGGTTCCTCGACGGGCGGGCGGGCTTCGACTTCGCGCTGGCGATGAGCTTCTACCGCTGGCAGATCGCTCTCAAGTCCCGTGAGGGGAAGACGGCTTGA
- a CDS encoding CDP-alcohol phosphatidyltransferase family protein → MGSTGTVLRELRGAQKTAKGVSLYSRYVNRPAGRVLAAGAYRVGLTPNQVTLISAAFTFAAIASVAFVRPSWGLAVAVYAGLAVGFAFDSADGQLARLTGRGGPDGEWLDHVVDCAKMILVHTAVLVSFQRFFDLPAQGWLLLPLGFLFTAVLTFCAGLLREQLGKAAARPAAGGSAAAPVSRVRAVALLPADYGVFCLVFLLLGDEAAFRIGYAVLAVVHALFLVAFLVKWFRELKALRTAG, encoded by the coding sequence ATGGGAAGCACGGGCACGGTTCTGCGCGAGTTGCGCGGTGCACAGAAGACGGCCAAGGGAGTGTCGCTGTACTCGCGGTACGTGAACCGCCCGGCCGGGCGGGTGCTCGCGGCAGGCGCGTACCGCGTCGGGCTGACACCCAATCAAGTCACGCTGATCAGTGCGGCGTTCACCTTCGCGGCCATCGCCTCGGTGGCGTTCGTGCGGCCGTCCTGGGGGCTCGCGGTCGCGGTGTACGCGGGTCTGGCCGTCGGCTTCGCCTTCGATTCGGCCGATGGACAACTGGCCAGACTGACCGGGCGGGGAGGCCCGGACGGCGAGTGGCTGGACCACGTCGTGGACTGCGCCAAGATGATCCTCGTACACACCGCCGTGCTGGTCTCGTTCCAGCGGTTCTTCGATCTGCCGGCCCAGGGCTGGCTGCTGCTGCCGCTGGGCTTCCTGTTCACCGCCGTGCTGACCTTCTGTGCCGGGCTGCTGCGCGAACAGCTGGGCAAGGCGGCCGCCCGTCCCGCGGCGGGCGGCAGCGCCGCGGCCCCGGTGTCCCGGGTGCGGGCCGTGGCACTGCTGCCCGCCGACTACGGAGTGTTCTGCCTGGTGTTCCTGCTGCTCGGCGACGAGGCCGCGTTCCGCATCGGCTATGCGGTGCTCGCCGTCGTGCACGCGCTGTTCCTGGTGGCGTTTCTCGTCAAGTGGTTCAGGGAGCTGAAAGCGCTCCGGACTGCGGGCTGA
- a CDS encoding DUF6381 family protein, which translates to MSVARESGDRAQQLRDKARQMNEAAERTTDPEQRQRLQEKAQKLQEQIEQQGNIGGENIRRNK; encoded by the coding sequence ATGAGCGTTGCACGTGAATCCGGTGACCGTGCGCAGCAGCTGCGCGACAAGGCCCGGCAGATGAACGAGGCCGCTGAGCGCACCACCGACCCTGAGCAGCGCCAGCGGCTCCAGGAGAAGGCCCAGAAGCTGCAGGAGCAGATCGAGCAGCAGGGCAACATCGGCGGCGAGAACATCCGCCGTAACAAGTAA
- the gmd gene encoding GDP-mannose 4,6-dehydratase, whose amino-acid sequence MAKTALITGVTGQDGSYLSELLLDKGYTVHGLIRRSSSFNTERIDHIYQGPEEENRSFFLHHADLADGVALVNLLRDIRPDEVYNLGAQSHVRVSFDAPLYTGDITGLGTIRLLEAVRASGIDTRIYQASSSEMFGATPPPQNEKTAFHPRSPYSVAKVYSYWATVNYREAYGMFAVNGILFNHESPRRGETFVTRKITRGVARIKAGLQTHLHLGNLDAVRDWGYAPEYVDAMWRMLQCDSPDDYVVATGEGVSVRQFLEYAFAHAGLDWREHVRYDAKYERPSEVDALIGDAAKAEELLGWKPAVKSQELARIMVEADIRQLSDQLAGTAVRVDR is encoded by the coding sequence GTGGCGAAGACCGCGCTCATCACCGGCGTGACCGGACAGGACGGTTCGTATCTGTCCGAGCTGCTGCTCGACAAGGGGTACACGGTCCATGGGCTGATACGCCGCTCGTCGAGCTTCAACACCGAGCGGATCGACCACATCTACCAGGGTCCGGAGGAGGAGAACCGCTCGTTCTTCCTGCATCACGCGGACCTCGCCGACGGGGTCGCGCTGGTGAATCTGCTGCGCGACATCCGGCCGGACGAGGTCTACAACCTGGGCGCGCAGTCGCATGTCCGCGTCTCGTTCGACGCCCCGCTGTACACCGGTGACATCACCGGTCTCGGCACCATCCGGCTGCTGGAGGCCGTCCGCGCGAGCGGGATCGACACCCGTATCTATCAGGCGTCCTCGTCGGAGATGTTCGGCGCCACCCCGCCGCCGCAGAACGAGAAGACCGCGTTCCATCCGCGGAGCCCCTACAGCGTCGCCAAGGTCTACTCGTACTGGGCGACCGTCAACTACCGCGAGGCGTACGGGATGTTCGCGGTGAACGGGATCCTCTTCAACCACGAGTCCCCGCGCCGCGGCGAGACGTTCGTGACCCGCAAGATCACCCGTGGCGTGGCCAGGATCAAGGCCGGTCTGCAGACCCATCTCCACCTGGGCAATCTCGATGCCGTGCGCGACTGGGGCTATGCCCCCGAGTACGTCGACGCGATGTGGCGGATGCTGCAGTGCGACAGCCCCGACGACTACGTGGTGGCCACCGGCGAGGGCGTCAGCGTCCGGCAGTTCCTGGAGTACGCCTTCGCGCACGCCGGCCTGGACTGGCGGGAGCACGTCCGCTACGACGCCAAGTACGAACGCCCCAGCGAGGTCGACGCGCTGATCGGCGATGCCGCCAAGGCCGAGGAACTGCTCGGCTGGAAACCGGCCGTGAAGTCGCAGGAGCTCGCCAGGATCATGGTCGAGGCGGACATCCGTCAGCTGTCCGACCAACTCGCCGGAACGGCCGTACGGGTGGACCGATGA
- a CDS encoding glycosyltransferase, translated as MKILHVVTLHTPDHAFGGPTRVALNLSKVQRAGGDDARIMALGDGFEGRLPCEVEGVPVHLFPARHLLPMFEVSGITSGALLLAARRMMRGADLVHVHLMRDLVTLPAALLALASRTPLVVQTHGMVDPTEKRVAQLTDLLGVRKVLRQADAVLHLTETERLDVNAVAAPVPLTRTVRLVNGVRPQERKPAREPGRPPTVLFLARIQERKRPEDFVAAMPMVLAEYPDARFVLAGPDTGALPGTLELARRLGVMDSLDHVGPLDHEEVLEAGRQADVYVLPSIEEPLGVSVLEAMSVGTPVIITRTCGLGPDVAAAGAGRVIDSRVGEDGRNALKVAAAIVDLLGPEANDRAGQAAWDLVNADFTIEVVTRTLRRTYEDVVRRKGRRVKPSSPHGT; from the coding sequence GTGAAGATCCTGCACGTCGTCACACTGCACACCCCGGACCATGCGTTCGGTGGCCCGACGAGAGTGGCGCTCAATCTGTCGAAGGTCCAGCGGGCCGGGGGCGACGACGCCCGCATCATGGCGCTGGGCGACGGCTTCGAGGGCCGGCTGCCGTGCGAGGTCGAAGGAGTGCCCGTCCATCTCTTCCCGGCCCGCCATCTGCTCCCCATGTTCGAGGTCAGCGGCATCACCTCCGGGGCGCTGCTCCTCGCCGCCCGCCGGATGATGCGCGGCGCCGATCTCGTCCACGTCCATCTGATGCGCGACCTGGTCACGCTGCCTGCCGCGCTGCTCGCGCTGGCCTCCCGCACCCCCCTGGTCGTCCAGACGCACGGCATGGTGGACCCGACCGAGAAGCGGGTCGCCCAGCTGACCGATCTGCTGGGCGTACGCAAGGTGCTGCGCCAAGCCGACGCCGTACTGCATCTGACCGAGACGGAACGCCTCGATGTGAACGCGGTCGCCGCACCTGTGCCGTTGACCCGCACCGTACGGCTGGTCAACGGCGTCCGACCGCAGGAGCGCAAGCCCGCCCGGGAGCCGGGGCGGCCGCCGACGGTCCTCTTCCTGGCCCGGATCCAGGAGCGCAAGCGGCCGGAGGACTTCGTCGCCGCGATGCCGATGGTCCTGGCCGAGTACCCCGACGCCCGGTTCGTGCTGGCCGGTCCCGATACCGGGGCCCTGCCCGGAACCCTCGAACTCGCCCGCAGGCTCGGGGTGATGGACAGTCTCGACCATGTGGGGCCGCTCGACCACGAGGAGGTCCTGGAGGCGGGACGGCAGGCCGATGTGTATGTACTGCCGTCGATCGAGGAACCGCTGGGCGTCTCCGTACTCGAAGCGATGTCGGTCGGCACACCCGTGATCATCACCCGCACCTGTGGCCTGGGCCCCGATGTCGCGGCGGCGGGGGCGGGCCGGGTGATCGACAGCCGTGTCGGCGAGGACGGGAGGAACGCGCTCAAGGTCGCCGCGGCGATCGTGGACCTCCTCGGACCCGAGGCCAACGACCGGGCGGGCCAGGCCGCCTGGGACCTGGTCAATGCGGACTTCACCATCGAGGTGGTGACCCGGACCCTCCGGCGGACCTACGAGGACGTGGTCCGCCGGAAGGGACGCCGAGTCAAGCCGTCTTCCCCTCACGGGACTTGA
- a CDS encoding adenylyltransferase/cytidyltransferase family protein — protein sequence MVHRVGYAPGVYDLFHIGHLNILRHARSQCDYLVAGVVSDEMAALAKGHKPVIPLPERLEIVRSVRYVDAAFVETVPDKVETWQQVRFDVIFKGDDWRDTEKGKRLERDFAEVGVEVVYFPYTVHTSSTQLRRALDTLVSPQSGALSAP from the coding sequence ATGGTGCACAGGGTCGGCTATGCGCCGGGGGTCTACGACCTGTTCCACATAGGGCACCTCAACATCCTGCGGCATGCCCGCAGCCAGTGCGACTATCTCGTCGCAGGAGTCGTCTCGGACGAGATGGCCGCGCTCGCCAAGGGCCACAAGCCGGTGATTCCGCTGCCGGAACGGCTGGAGATCGTACGCAGCGTCCGTTACGTGGACGCGGCGTTCGTCGAGACCGTGCCCGACAAGGTCGAGACCTGGCAGCAGGTCAGGTTCGACGTCATCTTCAAGGGGGACGACTGGCGGGACACCGAGAAGGGCAAGCGGCTGGAGCGGGACTTCGCCGAGGTGGGCGTGGAGGTGGTGTACTTCCCGTACACCGTGCACACGTCCAGCACCCAGCTGCGCCGGGCGCTGGACACACTCGTCAGCCCGCAGTCCGGAGCGCTTTCAGCTCCCTGA
- a CDS encoding glycosyltransferase — protein sequence MSDADRHKPFEGRTLLVVSTNYAPELTGIGPYAAQLAEHWAASGAETHVLTGMPHYPSWRTEAEYRGVWRITEKRAGVTVHRRRHYVPPRQTALRRAAFEATVLGHGLLSPPLPRPPDAVIAQLPSLAGGVIGARLARRHKVPYIPVVQDLMGAAAAQSGIRGGGRAAAVASAAERYALRAAALVGVIHESFVPRVTAYGVDPGRIRAVPNWSHVRPPSADRARTRARLGWSEGTPVVLHSGNMGLKQGLEVLVDAARLAPEVRVVLMGDGNQREALLRRATGLRNLDFLPPAGADEFTDILAAADVLAVTQRASVLDMSVPSKLTSYFASGRPVVASVADGGGTAQEVHRSGAGILVAPEDPAALLSAVRKLVEAPAAADALGANGPRYVTHHLSREAGLARFDALLTEALADAQGRPRR from the coding sequence ATGTCCGATGCCGATCGTCACAAACCGTTCGAAGGCCGCACACTGCTGGTCGTCTCGACGAACTATGCGCCTGAGCTGACGGGCATCGGCCCGTACGCCGCGCAGCTTGCCGAGCACTGGGCCGCGTCCGGTGCCGAGACCCATGTACTGACCGGCATGCCGCACTATCCGTCCTGGCGGACGGAGGCCGAGTACCGGGGCGTGTGGCGGATCACCGAGAAGCGGGCCGGGGTCACCGTCCACCGGCGAAGACATTATGTGCCCCCCCGTCAGACAGCCCTGCGCCGGGCCGCGTTCGAGGCCACGGTGCTCGGGCACGGCCTGCTGTCCCCGCCCCTCCCGCGTCCGCCGGACGCGGTGATCGCCCAGCTGCCCAGCCTCGCGGGCGGTGTCATCGGGGCCCGGCTGGCCCGCCGCCACAAGGTCCCGTACATCCCGGTCGTACAGGATCTGATGGGTGCCGCCGCCGCGCAGAGCGGAATCCGGGGCGGCGGCCGGGCGGCGGCAGTCGCCTCGGCGGCCGAACGGTACGCGCTGCGCGCCGCCGCCCTCGTCGGAGTCATACACGAGAGCTTCGTGCCCCGGGTCACCGCGTACGGCGTGGACCCGGGACGCATCCGTGCCGTCCCCAACTGGTCGCATGTGCGGCCTCCTTCGGCCGACCGTGCCCGGACCCGGGCGCGACTCGGCTGGAGCGAGGGCACCCCCGTGGTCCTGCACTCCGGGAACATGGGTCTCAAACAGGGCCTGGAGGTCCTCGTCGACGCGGCCCGGCTGGCGCCTGAGGTCCGCGTCGTGCTGATGGGGGACGGGAATCAGCGCGAGGCGCTGCTGAGACGTGCGACGGGACTGCGCAACCTCGACTTCCTGCCGCCCGCGGGGGCCGACGAGTTCACGGACATCCTCGCCGCCGCCGATGTGCTCGCGGTGACCCAGCGGGCCTCCGTGCTCGACATGAGCGTCCCGTCCAAACTCACCTCGTACTTCGCCTCGGGCCGCCCCGTCGTCGCCTCGGTCGCCGACGGAGGAGGCACCGCACAGGAGGTCCATCGCTCCGGCGCCGGGATCCTCGTCGCACCCGAGGACCCCGCCGCGCTGCTGTCGGCCGTACGCAAGCTCGTCGAGGCGCCCGCCGCAGCCGACGCACTCGGCGCGAACGGACCGCGGTACGTCACACACCACCTGAGCCGGGAGGCGGGCCTGGCCCGCTTCGACGCACTGCTCACCGAGGCCCTCGCGGACGCACAAGGGAGACCACGCCGATGA
- a CDS encoding ribonuclease H family protein, whose amino-acid sequence MNESIIAACDGASKGNPGPAAWAWVVADAQGRPQRWEAGPLGTATNNVAELTALRELLESTDPSAPIEVRMDSQYAMNAVTKWLPGWKRNGWKTSAGKPVANRDLVARIDALLTARSVDFVYVPAHQVDGDPLNALADQAASEAAAAQRPAGTAHGSAQLPTPAPARATEGRSGSAPVKKPVKKAGSAARSGATIKARFAGRCHCGKPYAAQEMIAKNPNGWGHPECRTAPA is encoded by the coding sequence ATGAACGAGAGCATCATCGCCGCGTGTGACGGGGCATCGAAGGGCAATCCGGGGCCTGCGGCCTGGGCGTGGGTCGTGGCCGACGCGCAGGGGCGACCGCAGCGCTGGGAAGCGGGGCCGCTGGGAACCGCCACCAACAACGTCGCCGAACTCACCGCACTGCGGGAGCTGTTGGAGTCAACGGACCCGTCCGCGCCGATCGAGGTGCGGATGGATTCGCAGTACGCGATGAACGCGGTGACGAAGTGGCTGCCGGGATGGAAGCGCAACGGCTGGAAGACCTCGGCCGGCAAGCCGGTGGCCAACCGCGACCTGGTGGCCCGTATCGACGCCCTGCTGACCGCCCGGAGCGTGGACTTCGTCTACGTGCCCGCCCACCAGGTGGACGGGGATCCGCTCAACGCCCTCGCCGACCAGGCGGCCAGTGAGGCCGCCGCGGCGCAGCGGCCGGCCGGTACCGCACACGGCTCCGCGCAGCTGCCGACGCCCGCTCCGGCCAGGGCGACCGAGGGACGGAGCGGGAGCGCGCCGGTGAAGAAACCGGTGAAGAAGGCAGGGAGCGCCGCACGCTCCGGCGCCACGATCAAGGCCAGGTTCGCGGGCCGCTGCCACTGCGGAAAGCCTTACGCGGCACAGGAGATGATCGCCAAGAACCCGAACGGCTGGGGCCACCCGGAGTGCCGCACAGCGCCCGCCTGA